The following proteins come from a genomic window of Yinghuangia sp. ASG 101:
- the pgsB gene encoding poly-gamma-glutamate synthase PgsB has product MLFLYCVFLVCSLAMLTAGIIEQRRHDRCLDRIPSRVLVNGIRGKSSITRLCAGALRGGGLVTVAKTTGTAARFIHPDATEEPVYRKFGIANIVEQIGIVRRAAAYRPHALVIECMAVMPALQETNQTKLIKSTIGVLCNVREDHLAEMGPTLDDVARSLCRSMPHHGICVTAERDRLHILREEADARDCELIAVDPESITDEEMRGFSWITFKENVAIALAVAELLGVSRQDALRGMWDAPPDPGVLSVDRLLTPDGRRLRFANVFAANDPESTLMNIRQLLAQQAIAEPLHVVINCRPDRVERNGQMGAIVPDIAPERVFLIGHPTRSAYDALPREWRDRVTDLGGARDADDLLASILELTGADDALVAIGNIHGQGELLIEKLHELDRDTSAPESAEPTPPEAPEVPVGFPPDGSWATPTGAPHGGAFEEPYAGGPFAAPYASPNDSPAGAPSAYDYGGHR; this is encoded by the coding sequence ATGCTGTTTCTCTACTGCGTCTTCCTGGTCTGCTCGCTGGCGATGCTCACCGCCGGCATCATCGAGCAGCGCCGCCACGACCGCTGCCTGGACCGAATACCCAGCCGCGTCCTGGTCAACGGCATCCGCGGCAAGAGCTCGATCACCCGCCTGTGCGCCGGAGCGCTGCGCGGCGGCGGCCTCGTCACCGTGGCGAAGACGACGGGCACCGCCGCCCGCTTCATCCACCCGGACGCGACCGAGGAACCCGTCTACCGCAAGTTCGGCATCGCGAACATCGTCGAGCAGATCGGCATCGTCCGCCGCGCCGCCGCGTACCGGCCGCACGCCCTGGTCATCGAGTGCATGGCCGTCATGCCGGCGCTCCAGGAGACCAACCAGACCAAGCTGATCAAGTCCACGATCGGCGTCCTGTGCAACGTCCGCGAGGACCACCTCGCCGAGATGGGCCCCACCCTCGACGACGTCGCCCGCTCCCTGTGCCGCTCGATGCCGCACCACGGCATCTGCGTCACCGCCGAACGCGACCGCCTGCACATCCTCCGGGAGGAGGCCGACGCCCGCGACTGCGAACTCATCGCCGTCGACCCGGAGTCGATCACCGACGAGGAGATGCGCGGCTTCTCGTGGATCACCTTCAAGGAGAACGTCGCGATCGCCCTGGCGGTCGCCGAACTCCTCGGCGTCTCCCGGCAGGACGCCCTGCGCGGCATGTGGGACGCCCCGCCCGACCCCGGCGTCCTGTCCGTCGACCGCCTGCTGACCCCGGACGGGCGCAGACTGCGGTTCGCCAACGTCTTCGCGGCCAACGACCCCGAGTCCACGCTCATGAACATCCGGCAGCTGCTCGCCCAACAGGCGATCGCCGAGCCGCTGCACGTGGTGATCAACTGCCGCCCCGACCGCGTCGAGCGCAACGGCCAGATGGGCGCGATCGTCCCCGACATCGCACCCGAGCGGGTGTTCCTCATCGGCCATCCGACGCGCAGCGCGTACGACGCCCTCCCGCGCGAGTGGCGCGACCGCGTCACCGACCTGGGCGGCGCGCGCGACGCCGACGACCTGCTCGCGTCGATCCTCGAACTCACCGGTGCCGACGACGCGTTGGTCGCCATCGGCAACATCCACGGGCAGGGGGAACTGCTCATCGAGAAGCTGCACGAACTCGACCGCGACACCTCCGCCCCTGAGTCGGCGGAGCCGACGCCACCCGAGGCCCCCGAAGTCCCGGTGGGATTCCCGCCGGACGGCTCGTGGGCCACCCCGACCGGGGCACCCCACGGCGGCGCGTTCGAGGAGCCGTACGCGGGCGGCCCGTTCGCGGCGCCGTACGCGAGCCCGAACGACAGCCCGGCCGGCGCCCCGTCGGCGTACGACTACGGAGGACACCGTTGA